A part of Brassica rapa cultivar Chiifu-401-42 chromosome A05, CAAS_Brap_v3.01, whole genome shotgun sequence genomic DNA contains:
- the LOC103868341 gene encoding serine/threonine-protein kinase STY13 isoform X1, translating to MEKRSGEEEEGGVGKKDRIFRADKIDLKSLDKQLEKHLSRVWSRNLEITHKAKEEEWEINLAKLETRNVIARGTFGTVYKGIYDGEAVAVKVLDWEDDGQESKTNRTLFRQEVTVWHKLNHPNVTKFVGASMGTTNLKIPTADSENSLPQRACCVVVEYVSGGTLKQYLIRNRRKKLAFKVVIKLALDLSRGLSYLHSEKIVHRDVKTENMLLDVQSNLKIADFGVARVEALNPKDMTGETGTLGYMAPEVIDGKPYNRRCDVYSFGICLWEIYCCEMPYPDLSFVDVSSAVVLHNMRPEIPRCCPTVLANIMKKCWDGNPQRRPEMEEVVKMLEGIDTSKGGGMIPEDQIPGGCFCFAPARGP from the exons ATGGAGAAGAGatcaggagaagaagaagaaggaggtgTTGGGAAGAAAGACAGGATCTTTCGAGCAGACAAGATCGATTTGAAGAGTTTAGATAAACAGCTTGAGAAACATCTGAGTAGGGTTTGGTCGAGGAACCTTGAGATAACTCATAAAGCTAAGGAGGAAGAGTGGGAGATTAATTTGGCTAAGTTGGAAACAAGAAATGTTATTGCTCGTGGTACTTTTGGGACGGTCTATAAAGGCATCTATGATGGTGAAGCTGTTGCag TGAAGGTGCTTGATTGGGAAGATGATGGTCAAGAAAGCAAAACAAATCGGACTTTATTTCGTCAAGAGGTCACTGTTTGGCACAAACTAAACCACCCAAATGTCACTAAG TTTGTTGGAGCATCAATGGGAACAACGAATCTGAAAATACCAACAGCTGATTCAGAAAACTCGTTACCTCAACGAGCTTGTTGTGTGGTTGTGGAATATGTTTCTGGTGGAACGTTGAAACAGTACTTGATCCGTAATAGACGCAAGAAACTCGCGTTCAAAGTTGTTATCAAACTCGCTCTCGACCTCTCTCGAGG GCTAAGCTATCTGCACTCAGAGAAGATTGTGCACCGTGATGTGAAAACAGAGAATATGCTTTTGGATGTTCAAAGTAATCTGAAAATAGCAGATTTTGGAGTAGCGAGAGTGGAAGCTCTGAATCCAAAGGACATGACTGGAGAAACGGGCACTCTTGGATACATGGCTCCTGAG GTTATAGATGGCAAGCCATACAACAGAAGGTGTGATGTTTACAGCTTTGGAATATGTTTATGGGAAATCTACTGCTGTGAAATGCCTTATCCTGATCTTAGCTTTGTCGATGTTTCTTCAGCTGTTGTCTTACAT AATATGAGACCGGAGATTCCGAGATGCTGCCCGACGGTATTGGCGAATATAATGAAGAAATGTTGGGATGGGAATCCGCAGAGACGACCAGAGATGGAGGAAGTGGTGAAGATGCTTGAAGGAATTGATACCAGTAAAGGCGGCGGTATGATACCTGAAGATCAAATTCCTGGCGGCTGCTTTTGCTTTGCTCCAGCTCGTGGCCCCTAA
- the LOC103868343 gene encoding proteasome subunit beta type-2-A has protein sequence MECVFGLVGNGFAIVAADTSAVHSILVHKNNEDKIMLLDSHKLIAASGEPGDRVQFTEYVQKNVSLYQFRNGIPLTTAAAANFTRGELATALRKNPYSVNILMAGYDKEAGASLYYIDYIATLHKVDKGAFGYGSYFSLSTMDRHFRSDMSVEEAIELVDKCITEIRSRLVIAPPNFVIKIVDKDGARTHAWRQSVQDVTTASV, from the exons ATGGAGTGCGTGTTCGGTCTGGTCGGAAATGGATTCGCTATCGTGGCGGCGGATACATCGGCGGTTCACAGTATCCTTGTCCACAAGAACAACGAGGACAAGATCATGCTCCTTGACTCACACAAGCTCATTGCCGCAAGCGGCGAGCCTGGTGACCG GGTTCAGTTTACTGAGTATGTACAGAAGAATGTGTCACTGTATCAGTTCAGAAACGGGATCCCCTTGACTACCGCTGCTGCTGCCAACTTCACTCGTGGCGAGCTCGCCACTGCTTTGAGAAAG AATCCCTACTCTGTGAACATCCTGATGGCTGGCTACGACAAAGAAGCAGGCGCATCGCTATACTACATTGACTACATTGCAACTCTTCACAAGGTTGACAAGGGAGCATTCGGTTACGGCTCATACTTCTCTCTCTCCACGATGGACAGGCACTTCCGCAGCGACATGTCCGTTGAAGAAGCCATTGAACTGGTGGACAAATGCATAACTGAGATCAGGTCAAGGCTGGTGATTGCACCACCAAACTTTGTGATCAAGATCGTGGACAAGGATGGAGCTCGTACTCACGCTTGGCGTCAGTCTGTTCAAGATGTCACCACTGCTTCTGTCTAA
- the LOC103868341 gene encoding serine/threonine-protein kinase STY13 isoform X2, giving the protein MEKRSGEEEEGGVGKKDRIFRADKIDLKSLDKQLEKHLSRVWSRNLEITHKAKEEEWEINLAKLETRNVIARGTFGTVYKGIYDGEAVAVKVLDWEDDGQESKTNRTLFRQEVTVWHKLNHPNVTKFVGASMGTTNLKIPTADSENSLPQRACCVVVEYVSGGTLKQYLIRNRRKKLAFKVVIKLALDLSRGLSYLHSEKIVHRDVKTENMLLDVQSNLKIADFGVARVEALNPKDMTGETGTLGYMAPEMASHTTEGVMFTALEYVYGKSTAVKCLILILALSMFLQLLSYII; this is encoded by the exons ATGGAGAAGAGatcaggagaagaagaagaaggaggtgTTGGGAAGAAAGACAGGATCTTTCGAGCAGACAAGATCGATTTGAAGAGTTTAGATAAACAGCTTGAGAAACATCTGAGTAGGGTTTGGTCGAGGAACCTTGAGATAACTCATAAAGCTAAGGAGGAAGAGTGGGAGATTAATTTGGCTAAGTTGGAAACAAGAAATGTTATTGCTCGTGGTACTTTTGGGACGGTCTATAAAGGCATCTATGATGGTGAAGCTGTTGCag TGAAGGTGCTTGATTGGGAAGATGATGGTCAAGAAAGCAAAACAAATCGGACTTTATTTCGTCAAGAGGTCACTGTTTGGCACAAACTAAACCACCCAAATGTCACTAAG TTTGTTGGAGCATCAATGGGAACAACGAATCTGAAAATACCAACAGCTGATTCAGAAAACTCGTTACCTCAACGAGCTTGTTGTGTGGTTGTGGAATATGTTTCTGGTGGAACGTTGAAACAGTACTTGATCCGTAATAGACGCAAGAAACTCGCGTTCAAAGTTGTTATCAAACTCGCTCTCGACCTCTCTCGAGG GCTAAGCTATCTGCACTCAGAGAAGATTGTGCACCGTGATGTGAAAACAGAGAATATGCTTTTGGATGTTCAAAGTAATCTGAAAATAGCAGATTTTGGAGTAGCGAGAGTGGAAGCTCTGAATCCAAAGGACATGACTGGAGAAACGGGCACTCTTGGATACATGGCTCCTGAG ATGGCAAGCCATACAACAGAAGGTGTGATGTTTACAGCTTTGGAATATGTTTATGGGAAATCTACTGCTGTGAAATGCCTTATCCTGATCTTAGCTTTGTCGATGTTTCTTCAGCTGTTGTCTTACAT AATATGA
- the LOC103868342 gene encoding non-specific lipid transfer protein GPI-anchored 2 → MAATSNAVVLIVILAITFSSSSAVTETQAPSPPALTCTEELVMFSPCLPYVSAAPNNISDAPDPLCCSAFSTSVNSGAGNCLCYLLRQPMILGFPLDRSRLLSLSQICSDLSSDESFESICSPSESPELPPLQSIQFTAPFVYGDKASASSPSFAISREAAGISPTSDQPSPETDSLSSTPESIINGSPKITSFCFLSTIIMTLPTFDLFLLAL, encoded by the exons ATGGCCGCCACAAGCAACGCCGTCGTGCTCATCGTCATACTTGCGATCaccttctcttcctcctccgcAGTGACCGAGACGCAGGCACCTTCTCCACCGGCTCTCACCTGTACGGAGGAGCTAGTCATGTTCTCTCCATGCCTTCCTTACGTCTCCGCTGCACCGAACAACATCTCAGACGCGCCGGATCCTCTTTGCTGCTCGGCTTTCTCCACATCCGTTAATTCCGGCGCCGGAAACTGCCTCTGTTATCTTCTCCGGCAACCTATGATCCTTGGATTCCCGTTGGATAGATCACGACTGCTTTCTCTTTCCCAGATCTGTAGCGATCTTAGCTCCGACGAATCTTTCGAGTCTATCTGCTCGCCATCAG AGTCGCCGGAGCTTCCGCCGCTTCAGAGCATTCAGTTCACAGCTCCTTTTGTTTACG GTGATAAAGCTTCCGCATCTTCTCCATCGTTCGCCATTTCACGGGAAGCCGCCGGAATTTCACCAACCTCCGATCAACCCTCACCAGAGACAGATAGCTTATCATCAACACCAGAATCCATCATAAACGGCTCCCCAAAGATCACAAGCTTCTGCTTTCTCTCGACCATCATCATGACGCTGCCCACTTTTGATCTCTTCCTTTTGGCTTTGTGA
- the LOC103868344 gene encoding uncharacterized protein LOC103868344: protein MDTDQEMSQNPPGFDGEQVPVSNHNFWENTLFDGDDHVKRSSFTPGETDLNQLPAIPPVSSGQGLPFAPVDFPSPGDVWTWRVGRRVSATGFHKDRFLILPERLKMKNAPKSFASKNTLSRYLETNFPEMDVNAFFASFSWNIPALFQPSADRVDAASLFEETNKEGENVEDGKNEGSTSRYSQRKRKQVQTQTYEPVQVKPKAIGRKATKQKPSSSSRRSTRQKQGDVVDLEAEEEEEENEAAATKPGNRMKKRRGSTAEKQEDALIPHVYVSPMNGVLAVSHSPVEINPEEFDNYLNTLENLLQQQPSQAGHESSSSLPVSASSPVKEYEWAEARMKLSSLLDKDFSSLLMSNEAAELAALATKLKKDPSLSAEEIVRLKLIEEIPTFSQVFQENKNVIVEADRFFSALELNKAKVASLKYEYSDLKDKLGNIQTDVDANSETIRQIDDQIAQLQARRTELTRCISKKEKERVDLSYGQKMVANSIPKVVQEVQAANSKKPEWEMKKENAVKREEEILNKFASLKGFYL from the exons ATGGATACGGATCAAGAGATGAGTCAAAATCCGCCTGG ATTTGATGGTGAACAAGTCCCAGTCAGTAACCACAACTTTTGGGAGAATACATTGTTTGATGGTGATGATCATGTGAAGAGAAGCTCCTTCACTCCTGGTGAAACGGATCTGAACCAACTCCCAGCGATTCCACCGGTTTCTAGTGGTCAAGGTTTGCCTTTTGCGCCTGTTGATTTCCCCAGCCCCGGAGATGTCTGGACGTGGAGAGTTGGGAGGAGAGTGAGTGCTACTGGGTTTCATAAGGATAGGTTCCTCATCCTCCCTGAGAGGCTTAAGATGAAGAATGCACCAAAGTCATTTGCCAGCAAAAACACTCTTTCTCGTTATCTCGAGACGAATTTCCCTGAGATGGATGTTAATGCCTTCTTTGCATCTTTTAGCTGGAACATCCCTGCTTTGTTTCAGCCTTCCGCCGATAGAG TTGATGCTGCATCTCTCTTTGAAGAGACTAACAAAGAAGGTGAGAATGTTGAGGATGGGAAGAATGAAGGTTCAACTTCGCGTTACAGCCAGAGGAAGAGAAAACAGGTGCAGACACAGACTTATGAACCTGTTCAAGTTAAACCTAAAGCTATCGGCAGGAAAGCAACCAAACAGAAGCCATCCTCTTCTTCGAGACGCTCCACAAGACAGAAACAAGGCGATGTGGTTGACTtggaagcagaagaagaagaagaagagaacgaAGCAGCTGCAACAAAACCCGGCAATAGAATGAAGAAACGCAGAGGTAGCACTGCAGAGAAACAAGAAGATGCTCTGATTCCTCATGTCTATGTTTCTCCTATGAACGGTGTCCTTGCGGTCTCTCACTCCCCTGTGGAGATCAACCCGGAAGAGTTTGACAATTATCTCAACACACTGGAGAATCTTCTTCAGCAGCAGCCTTCACAAGCAGGACatgagtcttcttcttctcttcctgtTAGTGCAAGCTCTCCAGTGAAAGAATATGAATGGGCAGAAGCTCGGATGAAGCTTTCATCGCTTCTCGACAAAGACTTCTCTTCCTTGCTCATGTCTAATGAAGCTGCGGAGCTAGCAGCCTTAGCAACAAAACTTAAGAAAGATCCAAGCCTCTCAGCTGAAGAGATTGTGAGGTTGAAGCTTATCGAAGAGATTCCAACTTTCAGCCAAGTGTTTCAGGAGAACAAGAACGTGATAGTGGAAGCTGATAGATTCTTCTCTGCTCTCGAGCTTAACAAAGCCAAAGTCGCTTCTCTCAAGTACGAGTACAGCGATTTAAAAGACAAGCTAGGCAATATCCAGACGGATGTTGATGCAAACTCTGAGACAATCCGTCAGATTGACGACCAAATCGCTCAGCTACAAGCTAGACGCACTGAGCTTACCCGTTGTATCAGtaaaaaggagaaagagagagttgatCTGAGCTATGGGCAGAAGATGGTGGCTAACTCGATTCCGAAAGTGGTACAGGAAGTTCAAGCAGCTAACTCCAAGAAACCAGAATGGGAGATGAAGAAAGAAAATGCTGTTAAGCGCGAAGAAGAGATCCTCAATAAGTTCGCCTCTCTCAAAGGTTTTTATCTCTAA
- the LOC103868345 gene encoding pentatricopeptide repeat-containing protein At4g14850 — MTLLTANALGSLLANAISTSSMRLGRVVHARIVKTLDSPPPPFLANYLINMYSKLDHPDSARLLLRLTPSRNVVSWTSLVSGLVQNGHFSSALLEFLEMRREGVFPNDFTFPCAFKAAASLRWPVTGKQIHALSVKCGRILDVFVGCSAFDMYCKTKLRGDARKMFDEIPQRNLATWNAFLSNSVTDGRPMEAVGAFIEFRKIGGHPNSITFCAFLNACSDGLLLSLGEQLHGLVFCSGFDTDVSVCNGLIDFYGKCKKIHCSETVFAEMGTRNAVSWCSLVAAYVQNHEDEKASLLFLRSRKEIVETSDFMISSTLSACAGMAGLELGRSVHAHAVKACVERTIFVGSALVDMYGKCGCIEDSEQAFDEMPEKNLVTMNSLIGGYAHQGQVDMALALFDQMAPRGSGPAPNYMTFVSVLSACSRAGDVENGMEIFDSMKSSYGIEPGAEHYSCVVDMLGRAGMVERAYEFIKKMPIQPTISVWGALQNACRMHSKPHLGVLAAENLFKLDPKDSGNHVLLSNTFAAAGRWAEANTVREEMKGVGIRKGTGYSWVTVKNQIHTFQAKDISHRMNKEIQTMLSKLRNEMEAAGYKPDLKLSLYDLEEEEKAAEVAHHSEKLALAFGLLALPLGVPIRITKNLRICGDCHSFFKFVSGSVKRDIIVRDNNRFHRFVGGTCSCKDYW; from the exons ATGACACTCCTCACGGCGAACGCTCTCGGCTCACTTCTCGCGAATGCAATCTCCACGAGCTCTATGCGTTTGGGCCGTGTCGTCCACGCGCGAATCGTCAAGACCCTcgactctcctcctcctccgttcCTGGCAAACTACCTCATCAACATGTACTCCAAACTCGACCATCCCGACTCGGCTCGACTCCTTCTCCGCCTCACTCCTTCCCGTAACGTCGTCTCTTGGACGTCACTCGTGTCCGGGCTAGTTCAAAACGGTCACTTCTCCTCCGCGTTGCTTGAGTTCTTGGAAATGCGACGGGAAGGTGTTTTCCCAAACGACTTCACCTTCCCTTGCGCCTTCAAAGCCGCGGCTTCTTTGCGGTGGCCGGTTACTGGGAAACAGATTCATGCTCTTTCTGTCAAGTGTGGACGTATACTTGATGTCTTTGTTGGCTGCAGTGCTTTTGATATGTATTGTAAGACCAAGCTTAGGGGTGATGCTCGCAAGATGTTCGATGAAATTCCTCAGAGGAATCTTGCAACTTGGAATGCCTTTTTATCTAACTCTGTCACTGATGGAAGGCCTATGGAAGCTGTTGGAGCTTTTATTGAGTTCAGGAAGATTGGTGGACACCCCAATTCCATAACTTTTTGCGCTTTCCTAAATGCTTGCTCAGATGGGTTGTTACTTAGTCTAGGTGAGCAGTTGCATGGGCTTGTGTTTTGTAGCGGGTTCGATACAGATGTGTCAGTGTGTAATGGGTTGATCGATTTCTATGGAAAGTGTAAGAAGATTCACTGCAGTGAAACTGTGTTTGCTGAAATGGGGACAAGAAATGCTGTTTCTTGGTGTTCCTTGGTGGCTGCGTATGTGCAGAATCATGAAGATGAGAAGGCGTCTTTGTTGTTCCTACGTTCAAGGAAGGAGATTGTTGAGACTTCTGATTTTATGATCTCAAGCACTCTGAGTGCGTGTGCCGGTATGGCAGGTCTTGAGTTGGGGAGATCGGTACATGCTCACGCTGTGAAAGCTTGCGTTGAAAGGACTATCTTTGTGGGAAGTGCACTAGTTGACATGTATGGAAAATGCGGATGTATAGAAGATTCTGAACAAGCTTTCGATGAGATGCCTGAAAAGAACTTAGTGACGATGAATTCACTGATCGGTGGATATGCTCATCAGGGTCAGGTTGATATGGCATTGGCGTTATTTGATCAAATGGCACCACGTGGTTCCGGTCCGGCTCCAAATTATATGACGTTTGTGTCCGTGCTTTCAGCTTGTAGTAGAGCAGGGGATGTGGAAAACGGTATGGAGATATTTGATTCGATGAAGAGCAGTTACGGCATCGAGCCAGGAGCTGAGCACTATTCATGCGTTGTCGACATGCTAGGGAGAGCTGGGATGGTGGAACGAGCATACGAATTCATAAAGAAAATGCCAATTCAACCCACAATCTCGGTTTGGGGCGCTCTTCAGAATGCTTGTAGGATGCATAGTAAGCCACACCTCGGAGTATTGGCAGCTGAGAACCTTTTTAAACTTGACCCTAAAGATTCTGGCAACCACGTTCTGCTTTCCAATACGTTTGCAGCAGCTGGAAG GTGGGCGGAAGCCAACACCGTGAGAGAGGAGATGAAAGGGGTAGGAATCAGGAAAGGAACCGGGTACAGTTGGGTCACAGTAAAGAACCAAATCCATACGTTTCAAGCTAAGGACATATCACACAGAATGAACAAAGAGATCCAGACAATGCTGTCCAAGCTAAGGAATGAGATGGAGGCTGCAGGGTACAAGCCCGACCTGAAACTCTCTCTTTACGATCTGGAGGAAGAGGAGAAAGCAGCGGAAGTCGCGCACCACAGTGAGAAACTGGCTCTAGCGTTTGGCTTGCTAGCTTTACCACTCGGTGTTCCCATCAGGATCACAAAGAACCTTAGGATCTGTGGAGATTGTCACAGCTTCTTCAAGTTTGTGTCTGGGAGTGTTAAGAGAGATATCATTGTGAGAGACAATAACCGGTTTCATCGGTTCGTGGGTGGGACTTGTTCTTGTAAGGATTATTGGTAA